Proteins encoded together in one uncultured Desulfosarcina sp. window:
- a CDS encoding DUF3786 domain-containing protein, producing the protein MVDNYARLAKENLKRLYENLPKNLENNLPAEKSGSVFTFPAFGRPCVITPDGISLDGAEPPGVIGILLSLYALHAVPDAPVIEPLRAFKEFPDSAPYVGAFASHTEQILVPAVERIKTRTDLVVEKLNGRPAPASVSGDFAFVVRPLPKICLCYIFYEADEDFPPSVTCLYSTNANRFMPMDGLADVGEYTSKTILELAGV; encoded by the coding sequence ATGGTGGACAATTACGCCAGACTGGCAAAAGAGAATCTGAAGCGGCTTTATGAAAACCTGCCGAAAAACCTGGAAAACAACCTGCCGGCCGAGAAAAGTGGCTCGGTCTTTACCTTCCCGGCGTTCGGAAGACCGTGTGTGATCACACCCGACGGAATTTCTTTGGATGGCGCCGAACCGCCCGGTGTGATCGGCATTCTGCTTTCCCTGTATGCCCTGCATGCCGTGCCCGATGCGCCCGTGATCGAACCGCTGCGAGCTTTCAAGGAGTTTCCCGATTCGGCGCCTTACGTGGGGGCCTTTGCCTCCCACACAGAACAGATCCTGGTACCGGCGGTCGAACGAATCAAGACCCGCACCGATCTCGTTGTCGAGAAGCTCAACGGCCGGCCGGCACCCGCATCGGTGAGCGGCGATTTCGCCTTTGTGGTGCGGCCGCTGCCCAAGATTTGCCTGTGCTACATTTTTTACGAAGCCGACGAGGATTTTCCGCCCTCGGTCACCTGCCTATATTCGACCAACGCCAACCGATTCATGCCCATGGACGGCCTGGCGGACGTGGGCGAGTACACCTCGAAGACCATCCTGGAACTGGCCGGGGTCTGA
- a CDS encoding molybdopterin biosynthesis protein, with translation MATKRNVYLNMKPLDEARQILFDHFPAVGTMPAETISPPDSVGRILAEPVTAKVSSPNFHAAAMDGVAVKAEDTFGASETRPRELQVGSQARFLNTGHVMPPDTDAVIMIENIQMVGDDRIRIEAPAFPWQHVRKMGEDIVATELLYPRGHVVSPYCVGALISGGIYDVPVRRKPRVLIIPTGSELVDWRTTAPENLKPGQVLETNAYVLEKMIAACGGHAVRHERVMDDLALIRQTVDDAVAGDFDMVMTIGGSSAGSEDYALPVLQDLGEMLVHGVTIMPGKPVLLGDIQGKPFFGIPGYPVSAIIALEQFVQPLIRRMLGAADESRRTVAVVPTRKIASKLGVEEFLRVKLGQVGENIVATPLPRGAGMITSITEADGIIRIPSQSEGIKDNDPVQAELLRPLSAIRNTIVVVGSHDNTLDVLADQLRAGDAALTLSSSHVGSMGGLMAVKRGVCHLAGAHLLDTQTGEYNRSYIQRYLPDTPVKRVNLVMRDQGLIIPKGNPKGITGIEALGREDIVFINRQGGSGTRILLDYRLEQIGLSPEKINGYFNEEFTHMNVAVAVLGGAADAGLGIYAAAKALGLDFIPVVTEQYDLIIPEAHFTSGNIQVLLETITTDIFKQRVEALGGYSTEKTGSIME, from the coding sequence GTGGCCACCAAACGCAACGTCTATTTAAACATGAAACCGCTCGATGAAGCGCGTCAAATCCTCTTCGATCATTTCCCGGCCGTGGGCACCATGCCCGCCGAAACCATCTCGCCGCCCGATTCCGTGGGACGCATCCTGGCCGAACCGGTGACAGCCAAAGTCTCCTCGCCCAATTTCCATGCCGCGGCCATGGATGGGGTGGCCGTAAAGGCAGAGGACACCTTCGGCGCCAGCGAGACCCGTCCCAGGGAATTGCAGGTGGGCAGCCAGGCCCGATTTCTCAACACCGGGCATGTGATGCCGCCGGACACCGATGCGGTGATCATGATCGAGAACATCCAGATGGTGGGCGACGACCGCATTCGCATCGAAGCCCCGGCTTTTCCCTGGCAGCACGTGCGCAAAATGGGCGAGGACATCGTGGCTACGGAACTGCTCTATCCCCGGGGCCATGTGGTCAGCCCCTATTGTGTGGGAGCGTTGATTTCCGGCGGCATCTATGATGTTCCGGTGAGAAGAAAACCGCGGGTGCTGATCATCCCCACCGGATCGGAGCTGGTGGACTGGCGCACCACCGCCCCGGAGAATCTGAAGCCGGGTCAGGTTCTGGAAACCAACGCCTACGTATTGGAGAAGATGATTGCGGCCTGCGGCGGTCATGCCGTCCGCCACGAACGGGTCATGGACGACCTGGCGCTGATCCGGCAGACCGTGGACGATGCCGTTGCCGGCGATTTCGACATGGTCATGACCATCGGCGGCTCATCGGCCGGCTCCGAGGACTACGCCCTGCCCGTTTTGCAGGACCTGGGAGAAATGCTGGTTCATGGGGTGACCATCATGCCGGGCAAACCGGTGCTGCTCGGAGACATCCAGGGCAAACCCTTTTTCGGCATTCCCGGCTACCCCGTTTCGGCCATCATCGCCCTGGAACAGTTCGTCCAGCCTCTGATCCGGCGCATGCTGGGCGCCGCCGACGAATCCCGCCGGACCGTTGCGGTGGTGCCCACCCGCAAGATCGCTTCCAAGCTGGGCGTGGAAGAATTCCTGCGGGTCAAACTGGGCCAGGTGGGCGAGAACATCGTGGCCACGCCCCTGCCCCGCGGGGCCGGTATGATCACCAGCATCACCGAGGCCGATGGCATCATCCGCATCCCCAGCCAGTCCGAAGGCATCAAGGACAACGATCCGGTGCAGGCCGAACTGCTGCGCCCGCTGTCGGCCATTCGCAACACCATCGTCGTGGTGGGCAGCCACGACAACACCCTGGACGTGCTGGCCGACCAGTTGCGCGCCGGCGATGCGGCCCTGACCCTCTCTTCCAGCCACGTAGGCAGCATGGGCGGACTCATGGCCGTCAAACGCGGCGTCTGCCACCTGGCCGGCGCCCATTTGCTGGACACCCAGACTGGTGAATACAACCGATCCTACATCCAGCGCTACCTTCCCGACACGCCCGTGAAGCGGGTCAACCTGGTCATGCGCGACCAGGGGCTCATCATTCCCAAGGGCAACCCCAAGGGCATTACGGGCATCGAGGCCCTCGGGCGCGAAGACATCGTTTTCATCAACCGCCAGGGCGGCTCGGGGACGCGAATTCTGCTGGATTACCGGCTGGAGCAGATCGGCCTTTCTCCCGAGAAGATCAACGGCTATTTTAACGAAGAGTTCACCCACATGAACGTGGCCGTGGCCGTGCTCGGCGGCGCGGCGGACGCCGGGCTGGGCATCTATGCGGCGGCCAAGGCCCTGGGGCTGGATTTCATTCCCGTGGTCACCGAGCAGTATGACCTGATCATTCCCGAAGCGCACTTTACAAGCGGCAACATCCAGGTGCTGCTGGAAACCATCACGACCGATATCTTCAAGCAGCGGGTGGAGGCACTGGGCGGGTACAGTACGGAAAAGACCGGGAGCATAATGGAATAG
- a CDS encoding multidrug efflux RND transporter permease subunit — MGDFFVRRPIVAMVIAIFMVIVGTVFMSGLPMEQYPDITPPIVEVRANYTGADAVSVEQSVASPLEQQINGVDNMIYMKSTNANDGTMTIQVSFDVGTDPDMNTVFTQNRVSAATAKLPEEVKRLGVTTEKSLPNILMLISLTAADPRFDQNFLGNYALINVKDILARIKGIGRVNVIGASDYSMRIWVKPDRLAHMGIGIPEIVDAIRAQSVVVPGGKFGAEPAPPGNEFTYTVRLPERLQNEAEFGQIVVRTTADGSQVKIKDIARVELGVETYNAFTRMDDKPCAMIAVYQAPGSNAVELAQTARRTMEELARSFPKSMRYDVSLDTTQAITAGIHEIIVTLFVALALVILVVYIFIQDWRAALIPTIAIPVSLIGAFIVFPLIGFTINVLSLLGLVLAIGIVVDDAIVVVEAVQVNIEKGMSPKEATRAAMKEVTAPVIATTLVMVAVFIPVAVMGGITGRLYQQFAITVAVSVVFSSINALTLSPALCGILLRKQKPMRGPLGIFFKAFNAVFDKSTNGYIHLTSFMTRRIAMGLVIMLVLTGGLLVLARVVPGGFMPSEDMGYLMVNVQLPDAASLQRSDAVVRKVEKIVGKHPEIQHVTSATGFSLISGSMSSNAGFVFVSLKDWGLREKTANEVVNVLNREFFMGINEAQVFAFGPPAIPGLGNGSGFTMMIQDRGGNTPAYLAEKTAAFIQAAQARPEIGSVFTTFRATVPQRYMDINRDKALKAGVSLNDIYTTVGAFLGGSYVNDFNRFGRLYKAYIQAEPEYRLNEEQINQFFVKNRDGQAVPLSSFVTIKSLAGPDFSNRFNLYRAIELTGAPAAGFTSAQALTALEAVAAQSLPSDMGYAWSNMSFQEKQASGTAGMVFAFSLLFVFLILAAQYESWSLPFSILLGTPFAVFGALLALYLARLFSPSFELNVFAQIALVMLIAMAAKNAILIVEFANIEFNKGLSLFDAAIKAAKLRFRPILMTAFSFILGVFPLVVATGAGAEARVVIGMALLGGMALATLLGVFFYPMLFVFIGKIARYEKKRGLQPEKAEGA, encoded by the coding sequence ATGGGTGATTTTTTTGTCAGACGGCCCATCGTGGCCATGGTGATCGCCATCTTCATGGTCATTGTCGGCACGGTGTTCATGAGCGGCCTGCCCATGGAGCAATATCCGGACATCACCCCGCCCATCGTCGAAGTGCGGGCCAATTACACCGGGGCCGATGCCGTCAGCGTGGAACAGTCGGTGGCTTCGCCGCTGGAGCAGCAGATCAACGGTGTGGACAACATGATCTACATGAAGTCCACCAACGCCAACGACGGCACCATGACCATTCAGGTCTCCTTCGACGTGGGAACCGATCCGGACATGAACACGGTGTTCACCCAGAACCGGGTTTCCGCGGCCACGGCCAAGCTGCCCGAGGAGGTCAAACGGCTGGGCGTGACCACCGAAAAATCCCTGCCCAACATCCTTATGCTGATCTCTCTCACCGCCGCCGACCCCCGTTTCGACCAGAATTTCCTGGGTAACTACGCCCTGATCAACGTCAAGGATATCCTGGCACGCATCAAGGGCATCGGTCGGGTCAACGTGATCGGGGCCAGCGACTATTCCATGCGCATCTGGGTAAAACCCGATCGCCTGGCCCACATGGGCATCGGTATTCCCGAGATCGTGGATGCCATTCGGGCCCAGAGCGTGGTGGTGCCCGGCGGCAAGTTCGGCGCCGAACCGGCTCCGCCGGGCAACGAGTTCACCTACACCGTGCGCCTGCCCGAACGTCTGCAAAACGAAGCGGAGTTCGGCCAGATCGTCGTTCGCACCACGGCGGACGGCTCCCAGGTGAAGATCAAGGACATCGCCCGGGTAGAACTGGGGGTGGAAACCTACAACGCCTTTACCCGCATGGACGACAAGCCCTGTGCCATGATCGCCGTGTACCAGGCACCGGGCTCCAATGCCGTGGAACTGGCCCAGACCGCGCGCCGGACCATGGAGGAACTGGCCCGTTCTTTTCCCAAAAGCATGCGTTACGACGTGAGCCTGGACACCACCCAGGCCATTACGGCCGGTATCCATGAGATCATCGTGACCCTTTTCGTGGCCCTTGCCCTGGTGATTCTGGTGGTTTACATTTTCATCCAGGACTGGCGGGCGGCCCTGATCCCCACCATCGCCATCCCGGTTTCCCTGATCGGCGCCTTCATCGTCTTTCCCCTGATCGGATTCACCATCAACGTGCTGTCGCTGTTGGGGCTGGTGCTGGCCATCGGCATCGTGGTCGATGACGCCATTGTGGTGGTGGAGGCCGTGCAGGTAAATATCGAAAAGGGTATGTCGCCCAAGGAGGCCACCCGGGCGGCCATGAAAGAAGTCACCGCGCCGGTCATCGCCACCACCCTGGTGATGGTTGCGGTGTTCATCCCCGTGGCCGTGATGGGCGGCATCACCGGAAGATTGTACCAGCAGTTCGCCATCACCGTGGCCGTATCCGTGGTCTTTTCCTCCATCAACGCCCTGACCCTGAGCCCAGCCTTGTGCGGCATCCTGCTGCGCAAGCAAAAGCCCATGCGCGGGCCCCTGGGGATATTTTTCAAGGCCTTCAACGCCGTTTTCGACAAGTCCACCAACGGGTATATCCACCTGACGAGCTTCATGACCCGGCGGATCGCCATGGGCCTGGTTATCATGCTGGTGTTGACCGGGGGCCTGCTCGTTTTGGCCAGGGTGGTGCCGGGTGGGTTCATGCCCTCCGAAGACATGGGCTACCTGATGGTCAACGTCCAGCTTCCCGACGCCGCCTCCCTGCAGCGCTCCGATGCGGTGGTGAGAAAGGTCGAGAAGATTGTGGGCAAGCACCCCGAGATTCAGCACGTTACCTCGGCCACGGGATTCAGCCTGATATCGGGCAGCATGTCCTCCAACGCCGGCTTCGTTTTCGTTTCCCTCAAGGATTGGGGGCTGCGCGAGAAAACCGCCAATGAAGTGGTAAACGTGTTGAACCGCGAGTTTTTCATGGGCATCAACGAAGCCCAGGTGTTTGCCTTCGGCCCGCCGGCCATTCCGGGGTTGGGCAACGGCTCCGGTTTTACGATGATGATCCAGGACCGGGGCGGCAATACCCCCGCATATCTGGCCGAGAAAACAGCCGCTTTTATCCAGGCGGCCCAGGCCCGACCGGAGATCGGCTCGGTCTTCACCACCTTCAGGGCCACCGTGCCACAGCGTTACATGGACATCAACCGGGACAAGGCCCTCAAAGCGGGAGTGAGCCTGAACGACATTTACACCACCGTGGGCGCGTTTCTGGGCGGCTCCTACGTCAACGACTTCAACCGCTTCGGGCGGCTTTACAAAGCCTACATCCAGGCCGAGCCCGAGTATCGCCTCAACGAGGAACAGATTAACCAGTTTTTTGTCAAAAACAGGGACGGGCAAGCCGTCCCCTTGAGCAGTTTCGTGACCATCAAATCTCTGGCCGGGCCGGATTTCTCCAACCGTTTCAATCTCTACCGGGCGATCGAACTGACCGGCGCACCGGCCGCGGGGTTTACCTCGGCCCAGGCCCTGACCGCCCTCGAAGCGGTGGCGGCTCAGTCCCTGCCCAGCGACATGGGCTATGCCTGGAGCAACATGTCCTTTCAGGAAAAGCAGGCTTCGGGCACCGCGGGCATGGTTTTCGCGTTCTCGCTGCTGTTCGTGTTCCTGATTTTAGCGGCCCAGTACGAAAGCTGGTCCTTGCCCTTCAGTATTCTGCTGGGAACTCCTTTTGCCGTGTTTGGCGCCTTGCTGGCGCTTTACCTGGCGCGCCTTTTCAGTCCCAGCTTCGAATTGAACGTGTTTGCCCAGATCGCCCTGGTGATGCTCATCGCCATGGCGGCCAAAAACGCAATCCTCATCGTGGAATTCGCCAATATTGAATTCAATAAGGGCCTGTCGCTCTTCGATGCCGCCATCAAGGCCGCCAAACTGCGTTTCCGGCCCATCCTGATGACCGCCTTTTCCTTCATCCTGGGCGTGTTTCCTCTGGTGGTGGCCACCGGGGCCGGGGCCGAGGCCCGAGTGGTGATCGGCATGGCGCTTTTAGGGGGCATGGCGCTGGCAACCCTCCTGGGCGTCTTTTTCTACCCGATGCTGTTTGTCTTTATTGGAAAAATCGCCCGCTACGAGAAAAAGCGGGGCCTTCAACCGGAAAAGGCGGAAGGGGCATGA
- a CDS encoding transglutaminase family protein has protein sequence MRYRIVHNTTYRYSEPASLSQNELILRPRETAAQKVGSSRLEIRPKPEIVNDRSDYFGNPVQGFMIQHPHTELSMIATSQVDTFSPTVPAAESTPAWESVARQLTVHDLPEELEAYQFVFASPLTTTGAAVKEFVQPFFPPRRPILEGAVDLMGRIFSEFTYDKNATTVETGVDQVLRNRKGVCQDFAHVMISGLRSLGLAARYVSGYLETLPPPGKPKLVGADASHAWLSLYVPQTGWVDLDPTNNQIPGERHITLAWGRDYGDVTPVKGVVMGGGEHALSVTVDVSVR, from the coding sequence ATGAGATACCGTATCGTCCATAATACCACGTACCGGTATTCGGAGCCGGCCTCGCTTTCGCAAAACGAACTGATTTTAAGGCCCCGCGAGACCGCCGCCCAGAAGGTGGGCAGCAGCCGGCTGGAAATCCGGCCGAAACCGGAAATTGTGAACGACCGCAGCGACTATTTCGGCAATCCGGTGCAAGGGTTCATGATTCAGCACCCCCATACCGAACTTTCCATGATTGCCACCAGCCAGGTGGATACCTTTTCACCGACCGTTCCGGCGGCTGAATCGACGCCTGCCTGGGAAAGCGTGGCCCGGCAACTGACCGTTCATGATCTGCCCGAGGAGTTGGAGGCCTATCAATTCGTATTTGCCAGCCCGCTGACCACTACAGGCGCGGCCGTCAAGGAATTCGTGCAGCCGTTTTTCCCACCCCGGCGCCCGATTTTGGAAGGGGCTGTCGATCTCATGGGAAGGATTTTTTCGGAGTTCACCTACGACAAAAATGCCACGACCGTGGAAACCGGTGTGGATCAGGTTCTACGCAACCGCAAAGGCGTCTGTCAGGATTTTGCCCATGTGATGATCAGCGGGCTGCGCAGTCTGGGCCTGGCGGCCCGATATGTGAGCGGATATCTGGAAACCCTGCCGCCGCCCGGCAAACCCAAGCTTGTGGGGGCTGACGCCTCCCATGCCTGGCTCTCCCTGTACGTTCCGCAAACCGGATGGGTGGATCTGGACCCCACCAACAACCAGATCCCCGGCGAAAGGCATATCACCCTGGCCTGGGGACGGGATTACGGCGATGTCACACCGGTAAAAGGGGTGGTCATGGGAGGCGGTGAGCACGCCCTTTCGGTGACGGTGGATGTAAGCGTCCGATAG
- the glp gene encoding gephyrin-like molybdotransferase Glp yields the protein MKEFFHVETVEAVLAHAASFSPVDTETVALAECLGRVLAEDVFSDVDIPDFNRSTMDGYAVRAASTFGASEANPAYLNVCGQIKMGERPDFTVHPGEAAKIATGGMLPDGADSVIMVEHTDRLDDTTIEASRSVAPGQHVIEKGEDIRRNEPALVQGIRIRPQEAGLLAACGKTEIEVFRRPMVGIISTGDEVVPVDRVPGDGQIRDINTHSLSGQVLEAGGVPMVFGIVKDDRDDLKEKCRRALQFTDMVMISGGSSVGARDYTVEVLDELPDTGILVHGISISPGKPTILARSGGKAFWGLPGHAVSAMVIFSVVVRPFLDRLCGLRQAVRRFPVQAVLRRNLASAQGRVDYVRVRLVEENGTLLAEPILGKSGLIHTMVKADGLIAIGMNTEGLYEGTIVKVMPL from the coding sequence ATGAAAGAGTTTTTTCACGTCGAAACCGTCGAGGCGGTTTTAGCCCACGCCGCCTCATTTTCTCCGGTTGACACGGAAACGGTCGCACTGGCCGAATGCCTGGGACGCGTGCTGGCCGAGGATGTCTTCTCCGATGTGGATATCCCCGATTTCAACCGCTCCACCATGGACGGCTACGCCGTCAGGGCCGCCTCCACCTTCGGTGCATCCGAAGCCAACCCCGCCTATCTCAATGTGTGCGGACAGATCAAAATGGGCGAGCGTCCAGACTTTACGGTTCATCCCGGCGAAGCGGCCAAAATCGCCACCGGCGGCATGCTGCCCGACGGGGCTGACAGCGTAATCATGGTGGAACACACCGACCGGCTGGACGACACCACCATCGAGGCTTCCCGCAGCGTGGCCCCCGGCCAGCACGTAATCGAAAAAGGCGAAGACATCCGCCGCAACGAACCGGCCCTGGTCCAAGGAATCCGCATCCGGCCCCAGGAGGCGGGTCTTTTGGCCGCCTGCGGAAAAACGGAAATAGAGGTATTCCGGCGCCCCATGGTGGGCATCATCTCCACCGGCGATGAAGTCGTGCCCGTGGATCGTGTGCCCGGCGACGGCCAGATCCGGGACATCAACACCCACAGCCTTTCCGGACAGGTGCTGGAAGCCGGGGGCGTACCGATGGTCTTCGGCATCGTCAAGGACGACCGCGACGATCTGAAGGAAAAATGCCGCCGCGCCCTGCAGTTCACCGACATGGTCATGATCTCCGGCGGCAGTTCGGTGGGAGCCCGGGACTACACCGTGGAAGTACTCGACGAATTGCCCGACACCGGGATTCTGGTCCACGGCATCTCCATCAGCCCCGGCAAGCCGACCATCTTGGCCCGCTCGGGCGGCAAGGCCTTCTGGGGATTGCCGGGCCATGCCGTATCTGCCATGGTGATTTTTTCCGTCGTGGTCCGCCCTTTTCTGGACCGGCTTTGCGGACTGAGGCAAGCCGTCCGGCGGTTCCCCGTCCAGGCGGTGCTGCGCCGCAACCTGGCCTCGGCCCAGGGACGCGTGGACTACGTCCGGGTTCGCCTGGTCGAGGAGAACGGCACCCTTTTGGCCGAACCGATCCTAGGCAAATCGGGCCTGATCCACACCATGGTCAAGGCCGACGGGCTCATCGCCATCGGCATGAATACGGAAGGGCTGTATGAAGGAACAATCGTGAAAGTAATGCCGTTATAA
- a CDS encoding efflux transporter outer membrane subunit, whose product MMNRCTMNCKRAFGLALVCVWLAGCAVGPDFKDPEMGTPEAFRTQVMPATSADDLKWWELFDDPMLTTLIETALENNRDIKIAVSRIEQARATVGFTRADQYPTLNGRAGASTGNYNSGSRSTTGTNSTFCLDAPLTWEIDFWGRYRRATDAARAELTASDYGLKTIQLSLIADVAVSYYQLLDYHQRLKVSQSTLDTRVKSLEIIQQRFDKGIIAEIDLNQAQLQKEVAQAAIPLYRRAIVQTENRLAVLLGRLPESIQTGRKLSDQPIPPDIPVGLPSDLLERRPDIVQAKYLLKAQTEQIGVAQALRLPSISLTGTLGVASTEVGSITSEGGVWSVGGQVLAPIIDFGKNKRRVEIEEEKTRQALYQYEATVLSAFREVEDALVAIETLRDELAATDRQQKAAKNANMLAGQRYDKGVTSYLEVLDTERTLFDVELQLSDLQEQYLSAFVSLYKALGGGWLSRERESREKNTPPQRPMHYTTQLDLD is encoded by the coding sequence ATGATGAACCGTTGCACGATGAATTGTAAAAGGGCTTTCGGGCTGGCACTGGTCTGTGTCTGGTTGGCGGGCTGTGCCGTGGGGCCGGACTTCAAGGACCCGGAGATGGGCACGCCCGAGGCGTTTCGCACCCAGGTCATGCCGGCCACGAGCGCCGACGATTTGAAATGGTGGGAGTTGTTCGACGATCCCATGCTGACCACCCTGATCGAAACGGCCCTTGAAAACAACCGCGATATCAAGATCGCCGTCAGCCGCATCGAACAGGCCCGGGCCACGGTGGGATTCACCCGGGCCGACCAGTATCCGACCCTGAATGGCCGGGCCGGGGCCAGTACGGGGAACTACAACTCCGGATCCCGCTCCACCACGGGCACCAATTCCACCTTTTGCCTGGATGCGCCCCTGACATGGGAAATCGATTTTTGGGGCCGGTACCGGCGCGCCACGGATGCGGCCCGGGCCGAGCTGACGGCCTCCGACTATGGCCTCAAAACCATCCAGTTGTCGCTGATTGCCGATGTGGCGGTCAGTTACTATCAGCTTCTGGATTACCACCAGCGCCTGAAGGTGTCGCAATCGACCCTGGATACCCGCGTGAAGAGCCTGGAGATTATCCAGCAGCGCTTCGATAAAGGCATCATTGCCGAAATCGATCTCAACCAGGCCCAACTCCAGAAGGAGGTGGCCCAGGCGGCAATTCCCCTGTACCGGCGCGCCATCGTCCAGACCGAGAACCGACTGGCCGTTTTGCTGGGCCGGTTGCCGGAATCCATCCAGACGGGCCGGAAACTGTCCGACCAACCGATTCCGCCAGACATTCCAGTGGGCCTGCCGTCGGATCTTCTGGAGCGCCGTCCCGATATCGTCCAGGCCAAATACCTGCTCAAGGCGCAGACCGAGCAAATCGGCGTGGCCCAGGCCCTGCGGCTGCCCAGCATCTCTTTGACCGGCACCCTGGGGGTGGCCAGCACCGAGGTCGGGTCCATCACCAGCGAGGGCGGAGTGTGGTCCGTTGGCGGCCAGGTATTGGCGCCGATCATCGATTTCGGCAAAAACAAACGGCGGGTGGAGATCGAGGAAGAGAAGACCCGCCAGGCCCTTTACCAGTACGAGGCCACGGTTTTGAGCGCCTTCCGCGAGGTCGAGGATGCCCTGGTGGCCATTGAAACCCTGCGGGACGAACTGGCCGCCACCGACCGGCAGCAAAAAGCCGCCAAGAACGCCAACATGCTCGCGGGCCAGCGCTACGACAAAGGCGTCACCAGCTACCTGGAAGTGCTGGACACCGAAAGGACCCTGTTTGATGTCGAGTTGCAGCTTTCCGATTTGCAGGAGCAGTACCTTTCCGCCTTCGTCAGCCTATACAAAGCCCTTGGCGGGGGCTGGTTGAGCCGGGAACGGGAATCGCGGGAAAAGAACACCCCCCCACAGCGGCCCATGCATTATACCACCCAATTGGATCTGGACTAA
- a CDS encoding efflux RND transporter periplasmic adaptor subunit: protein MRPKTVCLLACLSLSMIACGEKETAQVPAIPPPAVTVIETKAQDIPIYTEFVGETHGLKDIAIRARVEGFLEGIHFQEGGPVKEGDLLYTLESQPFKEKVAAQRSAVAEQKTFLAKAKGDLDRIRPLAEINAVSQSDLDEAVAAYEARISSVEAAKANLRAAQIQLGYTRIQSPIDGIIGKTQAKVGDFVGRDPNPVILNTVSQVETILVTFFITENQYLEVARYLSESGKKSVGEEKLSLELLLVDGSVYKHSGKIDFVNREVDTTTGAMLVQASFPNPEGLLRPGQFTKVRVKGRVVKDGILIPQRCVMEVQGLFNVYVVDGDDTAHNREISVGPKIGSDWLIPEGLKPGERVIYEGLQKVKDGAKVKPTVAAPTNSNGSNDQGEK from the coding sequence ATGAGACCTAAAACCGTCTGTTTACTGGCCTGTTTGTCCCTGTCGATGATCGCCTGTGGCGAGAAAGAAACCGCCCAGGTGCCGGCCATACCGCCACCCGCGGTGACCGTTATTGAAACCAAGGCACAGGATATACCCATTTATACAGAGTTTGTGGGTGAGACCCACGGCCTGAAAGATATTGCCATCCGGGCCCGCGTGGAAGGCTTCCTCGAAGGCATCCATTTTCAGGAGGGCGGACCGGTGAAGGAAGGCGATCTTCTTTACACCCTGGAAAGCCAGCCCTTCAAGGAAAAGGTCGCCGCCCAGAGAAGCGCCGTGGCCGAACAGAAGACCTTTCTGGCCAAGGCCAAAGGGGACCTGGACCGTATCCGGCCCCTGGCCGAGATCAATGCGGTCAGTCAGAGCGACCTGGACGAAGCCGTGGCCGCCTACGAGGCGAGAATCTCCTCGGTGGAGGCAGCCAAGGCCAACCTGCGGGCCGCCCAGATCCAATTGGGGTACACCCGGATCCAGTCGCCCATCGACGGCATTATCGGCAAGACCCAGGCCAAGGTCGGTGATTTCGTGGGCCGTGATCCCAACCCGGTGATCCTGAACACGGTCTCTCAGGTGGAGACGATCCTGGTAACCTTTTTCATCACCGAAAACCAGTACCTGGAGGTTGCCCGTTATCTCAGTGAGTCGGGCAAGAAAAGCGTCGGGGAAGAAAAACTCAGCCTGGAACTGCTTCTGGTCGACGGATCGGTATACAAGCATTCCGGCAAGATCGATTTCGTCAACCGCGAAGTGGACACCACCACCGGCGCCATGCTCGTCCAGGCCAGCTTCCCCAATCCCGAGGGGTTGCTGCGACCCGGCCAGTTCACCAAAGTGCGGGTTAAAGGCCGGGTGGTCAAGGACGGCATCCTGATTCCCCAGCGCTGCGTCATGGAAGTTCAGGGACTGTTCAACGTGTATGTCGTCGATGGCGACGACACGGCCCATAACCGGGAAATTTCCGTGGGACCCAAAATCGGTTCCGACTGGCTGATTCCCGAGGGCCTCAAGCCGGGCGAGCGTGTCATCTACGAGGGCCTGCAAAAGGTCAAGGACGGCGCCAAGGTCAAGCCGACGGTCGCCGCCCCAACAAATTCAAACGGCTCAAACGACCAAGGGGAAAAGTGA